A single Pedobacter sp. PACM 27299 DNA region contains:
- a CDS encoding S46 family peptidase has product MMRKTVYLLLCALVMSFANTVKADEGMWIPMLIGKNYEQMKKQGFKLTAKDLYNANGSSLKDAIVHFGGFCTGEIVSDKGLIFTNHHCGYDAIASNSTPQNNILDNGFYAKNYGEEKPIDGLFVKFLLKMEDVTPQVEAATRGLTGAEKSSKMLEVFNTIAKAAVTGPTIEANVKDFYKSNQFILFVYERFDDIRLVGAPPQNIGKFGGDTDNWEWPRQTGDFSVFRVYAGKDNAPAKYTAANVPYTPKKFLPVSIKGVKNGDFSMVYGYPGRTDRYLTSYGVDLATEKVSPTIVKLRDIRLKSWKQEMDKSVDTRLKLSSQYANIANYWKYYIGQTEQLKRLKVADSKRKEEKAFTDWAAQKTEFAGLMEQYAQIYKEIDPISVQRTYINEGFMASAWVPNAITIVRSFAAVDQKKGDAAFAEKVKASLQAAANAYEETYVEAADKKIFAKILASFYQDVPVKSQPKFFAEIAEKYWTGNPETTFEKFTDYLWENSNLIKPAKLKAFMAKNPSIEEVKADPGYKYAANVYPPDYIKTNFGSLVADFESKKADLDHLYLKATLEKNKGKLMYPDANSTMRLSYGNVQDYSPKDGIVYKTTTTIDGMMQKYIPGDSEFDLPANLIENYNKKNFGQYGNDGTLTVNFITNNDITGGNSGSPVINGNGELIGLAFDGNWEAMSGDIAFDKKFKRTICVDVRYVLWCIDVLGGAKNIINELSIRK; this is encoded by the coding sequence ATCATGAGAAAAACAGTTTATCTGCTGTTGTGTGCACTGGTTATGTCCTTTGCAAACACAGTTAAGGCAGATGAAGGGATGTGGATCCCGATGCTGATAGGAAAGAACTATGAGCAAATGAAGAAGCAAGGTTTTAAGCTAACCGCAAAAGACCTTTACAATGCAAATGGCTCCAGTCTGAAAGATGCAATCGTTCATTTCGGTGGCTTCTGTACTGGTGAGATCGTTTCTGATAAAGGACTGATCTTTACCAATCACCACTGTGGTTACGATGCAATCGCCTCAAATTCTACTCCTCAGAATAACATCCTTGACAATGGTTTCTACGCTAAAAATTATGGCGAAGAGAAACCTATCGACGGATTGTTTGTGAAATTCCTATTGAAAATGGAAGATGTAACACCACAGGTTGAAGCCGCTACAAGAGGCCTTACCGGTGCTGAGAAATCTTCTAAAATGCTGGAGGTATTCAATACGATCGCTAAAGCCGCTGTAACTGGCCCAACCATCGAAGCGAATGTGAAAGATTTTTATAAATCTAACCAGTTTATCCTTTTTGTATACGAGCGTTTCGACGACATTCGTTTAGTTGGTGCACCTCCTCAAAATATTGGTAAATTTGGCGGTGATACAGACAACTGGGAATGGCCACGTCAGACCGGTGATTTCTCTGTATTCAGAGTTTATGCCGGTAAAGACAATGCGCCTGCAAAATATACAGCAGCGAACGTTCCTTATACCCCTAAAAAATTCCTTCCTGTTTCTATCAAAGGAGTGAAAAATGGTGATTTCTCGATGGTTTATGGCTATCCTGGTCGTACGGACAGATATTTAACTTCTTATGGTGTAGATTTAGCCACTGAAAAAGTAAGTCCTACGATCGTTAAATTACGTGATATCCGCCTTAAATCCTGGAAACAGGAAATGGATAAAAGCGTAGATACCCGTTTGAAGTTGTCTTCTCAATATGCAAATATTGCCAACTACTGGAAATATTATATCGGTCAGACAGAACAGTTGAAAAGACTGAAAGTTGCCGATTCAAAAAGAAAAGAAGAGAAAGCTTTCACGGATTGGGCAGCTCAGAAAACTGAATTCGCTGGTCTGATGGAACAATATGCTCAGATCTATAAAGAAATCGACCCGATCTCTGTACAGCGTACCTATATCAATGAAGGCTTTATGGCTTCTGCATGGGTGCCTAATGCAATTACTATCGTACGCTCTTTTGCAGCGGTAGATCAGAAAAAAGGAGATGCTGCTTTCGCTGAAAAAGTAAAAGCAAGCCTTCAGGCTGCTGCAAATGCTTATGAAGAAACTTATGTTGAAGCTGCTGATAAAAAAATCTTCGCTAAAATTCTAGCTAGTTTCTACCAGGATGTTCCTGTGAAATCTCAGCCTAAATTCTTCGCGGAAATCGCAGAAAAATACTGGACAGGAAACCCTGAAACTACTTTCGAGAAGTTCACAGATTACCTATGGGAAAATAGTAACCTGATTAAACCAGCGAAATTGAAAGCGTTCATGGCTAAAAACCCATCTATCGAAGAGGTTAAAGCCGATCCAGGTTATAAATATGCGGCCAATGTATATCCTCCAGACTACATCAAAACTAATTTCGGTTCTCTAGTAGCTGATTTTGAAAGCAAAAAAGCAGATCTTGATCACCTGTATTTAAAAGCTACTCTGGAAAAAAACAAAGGTAAACTGATGTATCCAGATGCAAATTCTACCATGCGCCTTTCTTATGGTAACGTTCAGGACTACTCTCCGAAAGATGGTATCGTGTATAAAACGACTACCACTATCGATGGTATGATGCAAAAATATATCCCTGGCGATAGTGAGTTTGACCTTCCTGCAAACCTGATCGAAAACTACAACAAAAAGAACTTCGGTCAGTATGGTAACGACGGTACCTTAACGGTAAACTTCATCACTAATAATGACATTACTGGCGGTAACTCAGGTTCTCCTGTTATCAATGGTAATGGGGAGTTAATCGGTCTTGCTTTTGATGGTAACTGGGAAGCAATGAGTGGTGATATCGCTTTTGATAAGAAATTTAAACGTACAATCTGTGTGGATGTGCGCTACGTGTTGTGGTGTATTGACGTGTTGGGTGGTGCGAAAAACATTATCAATGAGTTGTCTATTCGTAAGTAA
- a CDS encoding energy transducer TonB: MLEPVKEKLKTYKTVGSPIVVETPVAEPPTLKEMEHAVAGPITQAGLETNLQVLPETGKGGKGAGVEGSGGTAEVDNQIYDARGIEVYPEFEGGMKGWARFLQRNLRYPSLAQENEVQGRVMVSFVIERDGSISDVKLISGIGSGCDEEALRVIRKSPKWKPGQQNAQPVRVRYTMPLAFALAQ, translated from the coding sequence GTGCTGGAACCGGTAAAAGAAAAGCTAAAGACCTATAAGACGGTAGGCAGCCCAATTGTAGTAGAGACTCCGGTAGCTGAACCGCCTACCTTAAAAGAAATGGAACATGCAGTAGCAGGCCCGATCACACAGGCGGGCTTAGAAACCAATTTACAGGTGCTGCCAGAAACAGGTAAAGGTGGAAAGGGAGCTGGTGTCGAAGGATCTGGCGGTACAGCAGAAGTAGACAACCAGATTTATGATGCCAGAGGGATAGAAGTATATCCGGAGTTTGAAGGTGGAATGAAGGGTTGGGCAAGATTTCTTCAAAGAAACCTGAGGTATCCTAGCTTAGCGCAGGAAAATGAAGTCCAGGGTAGGGTGATGGTGAGTTTCGTGATCGAAAGAGATGGATCCATTTCAGATGTGAAACTAATCAGTGGTATTGGTTCAGGTTGTGATGAGGAAGCACTTCGCGTGATTCGTAAATCACCAAAATGGAAACCTGGGCAACAAAATGCGCAGCCGGTTAGGGTGAGGTATACGATGCCATTGGCTTTCGCATTGGCACAATAA
- a CDS encoding LysR substrate-binding domain-containing protein produces the protein MEFRQLSYFIKAAELLHFTAAAEQCFVTQSTLSQQVKQLEEELGMLLFDRVGKHVQLTEAGKLFLNHARQIMLEIKKSKQAIFELNNLVNGELRIGVTYAFISLLLPSLTPFSNKYPGIKLHIESGIAGELEARLKTADLDFILAFHEQSDNEGLEMQLLFSSRIKMVTSKKHPLAGLNKISLKELAQTEMILANKGFSSRDMLDEIFKKNNIIPNIKIEMNDTHSLLSLVDTGNWVTIINEKTITGWDDLVAIPITGKELYKEAYILWQKGVFRKKSATLFIEELLKIV, from the coding sequence ATGGAATTCAGACAACTTAGTTATTTCATCAAGGCGGCAGAATTGCTGCATTTCACTGCAGCCGCGGAGCAATGTTTTGTGACCCAATCCACCCTATCACAGCAGGTAAAACAACTGGAAGAAGAGCTGGGTATGCTATTATTCGACCGGGTGGGCAAGCATGTACAGCTCACTGAAGCAGGAAAGTTATTTCTAAACCACGCCAGGCAGATCATGCTGGAGATCAAGAAATCCAAGCAAGCGATTTTTGAATTGAACAACCTAGTGAATGGAGAGCTGAGAATTGGCGTGACGTATGCCTTCATTTCTTTGCTTCTCCCCTCTCTTACCCCTTTCTCCAATAAATATCCCGGCATTAAACTACATATCGAATCCGGCATTGCCGGAGAATTGGAAGCCCGGCTAAAAACCGCAGATCTTGATTTTATCCTCGCCTTTCATGAGCAATCTGATAATGAAGGATTGGAAATGCAATTGCTATTTTCTTCCAGGATAAAAATGGTGACCTCCAAAAAGCATCCCTTAGCGGGATTAAACAAGATCTCTTTAAAAGAATTGGCTCAAACGGAAATGATCTTAGCCAACAAAGGATTCAGCTCCAGAGACATGCTGGACGAAATTTTCAAAAAAAACAACATCATTCCGAACATTAAAATAGAGATGAATGATACACATTCACTACTTTCTTTAGTGGATACCGGAAACTGGGTCACCATTATCAATGAAAAGACCATTACTGGCTGGGACGATCTGGTTGCCATACCGATTACTGGAAAAGAGCTGTATAAAGAAGCTTATATTTTATGGCAGAAGGGGGTTTTTAGAAAAAAATCAGCAACTCTTTTTATAGAAGAGCTGCTGAAGATAGTATAA
- a CDS encoding PepSY-associated TM helix domain-containing protein: MRLLKQGLTIKWKGAIKRINYDLHNVLGFYGSGILLVISLSGLYFGFKEVKTAVSFLSGSKLTEGKKAAQPLLPAAGKGTIPERHQQIYHKAMV, translated from the coding sequence ATGAGGTTATTAAAACAAGGGCTAACGATTAAATGGAAAGGCGCTATTAAACGTATTAATTATGATCTGCACAATGTATTGGGTTTTTATGGTTCAGGGATTTTACTGGTGATCTCTTTATCAGGACTCTATTTTGGTTTTAAAGAGGTAAAAACGGCTGTTAGCTTTTTAAGCGGGTCCAAGTTAACGGAAGGTAAAAAAGCAGCACAGCCTTTATTACCAGCAGCAGGCAAAGGTACAATTCCAGAACGGCATCAGCAGATATACCATAAAGCAATGGTTTAA
- a CDS encoding MFS transporter, which translates to MTLFRSLKSRNFKLFFYGQSISLVGTWMQKTAVSWLVYQLTGSALLLGVVGFVSLIPSLLLSPYAGSLVDRHNRYRILVLTQIASMLQAGALAGIIFFGYYNILLIVALSLVQGIINAFDMTCRQSIMVEMVDHKEDLPNAIALNSTMVNFARIAGPAVAGIILSTFGTDFCFILNFLSYVPVLICLFMMRLKAVEIIKSEKSIWKELDEGFKYVSGDKNLSSMLIMIGLSSLFVIPFNTLMPIFAKDIFNGDARTFSWFESAAGLGSIISAVYLANLKHSNGLMKMVTIAGGILGGSLLFLAYAPQLPLALFFMTLTGVGMMGQTSAINTYIQTHAVPEMRGRAISYYVMAYQGILPIGSLLIGWMANVMGPRPAIFLEGLIGIAATVGFVIYRSKYGERKTVTV; encoded by the coding sequence ATGACATTATTTCGATCCCTCAAATCCCGCAACTTTAAACTGTTTTTTTACGGACAATCTATCTCCCTGGTGGGTACTTGGATGCAGAAGACGGCAGTGAGTTGGTTGGTATATCAGCTCACAGGATCTGCGTTATTATTAGGTGTAGTTGGCTTCGTAAGTCTGATACCTTCTTTATTATTATCACCTTATGCGGGAAGTCTGGTCGATCGACATAATCGCTATAGAATTTTAGTACTTACGCAGATCGCCTCGATGTTACAGGCAGGAGCCCTGGCCGGAATCATATTTTTTGGCTATTATAACATTCTCCTCATCGTTGCGCTGAGTTTGGTCCAGGGTATCATTAACGCATTCGACATGACCTGCCGACAATCGATTATGGTGGAAATGGTAGATCATAAAGAAGATTTGCCAAATGCGATAGCGCTCAATTCTACCATGGTGAACTTTGCCAGAATCGCTGGTCCTGCCGTCGCCGGAATCATTCTGAGTACATTCGGTACAGACTTTTGCTTCATTTTGAACTTCCTGAGCTATGTCCCCGTATTGATCTGTCTGTTCATGATGCGACTAAAAGCAGTTGAAATTATAAAATCAGAGAAAAGTATCTGGAAAGAGCTGGATGAGGGATTTAAATACGTTTCCGGAGATAAAAACCTGAGCAGTATGTTGATCATGATCGGCCTGAGCAGCTTGTTTGTGATCCCTTTTAATACCTTGATGCCCATCTTTGCCAAAGATATTTTTAATGGAGATGCAAGGACTTTTAGTTGGTTTGAGAGTGCTGCCGGACTTGGCTCTATCATTAGCGCAGTTTATCTGGCCAACCTGAAACACAGCAATGGCCTCATGAAAATGGTGACCATCGCCGGTGGAATCCTGGGCGGTAGCCTGCTGTTTCTGGCCTATGCACCTCAATTGCCATTGGCTTTGTTTTTCATGACGCTTACAGGAGTAGGAATGATGGGACAAACATCTGCCATCAATACTTACATACAAACACATGCCGTTCCAGAGATGCGCGGCAGGGCAATCAGTTACTATGTAATGGCTTACCAGGGCATTCTTCCTATCGGCAGTCTGCTGATTGGCTGGATGGCTAATGTAATGGGCCCGAGACCAGCCATCTTCTTAGAAGGACTAATCGGCATTGCCGCCACTGTAGGCTTCGTGATTTATAGAAGTAAATATGGGGAAAGAAAGACGGTAACGGTGTAA
- a CDS encoding SDR family NAD(P)-dependent oxidoreductase: protein MKNLKGKIALITGGKSGIGYAAAKELKVCGAEVIITGRKKKRLKRPH, encoded by the coding sequence ATGAAAAATTTAAAAGGAAAAATAGCTCTAATTACGGGCGGTAAAAGCGGTATTGGATATGCCGCTGCAAAAGAGCTGAAAGTATGCGGTGCAGAGGTAATCATAACTGGACGAAAAAAGAAGCGGTTGAAAAGGCCTCACTAG
- a CDS encoding SDR family NAD(P)-dependent oxidoreductase, whose amino-acid sequence MEKNNYQGALQQPLGSGFSATSTATEVIKDIDLTGKIAIVTGGNAGIGLETTKILAAAGATVIVPARDLEKAKKNLKGIPSVEIEAMDLAKPDTIDAFAEKFIASHRPLHLLINNAGIMWVPLQRDNRGIESQLSTNYFGQFQLVARLWTALKEANGARVINVSSLGHHMAAFNFDDPNFEHREYQTLLGYGQSKTASNLFALELDNRAKAHLVRAYSLHPGSIAGTELARDADMELFKQMGFIDKHGNMRPEILASLKTIAQGAATSIWAATSPLLNNIGGVYCEDGDIAELFSEQPLVQTSAKLHQSGVMPYSLDEINAKRLWTLTEQMIGVEFKIS is encoded by the coding sequence ATGGAAAAGAACAATTATCAAGGCGCATTACAACAGCCATTGGGTTCAGGTTTTAGTGCTACCTCTACAGCAACAGAAGTGATTAAGGATATTGACCTTACTGGTAAAATCGCAATTGTAACTGGTGGCAACGCTGGTATTGGTTTAGAAACCACGAAAATACTTGCGGCAGCAGGGGCAACTGTCATCGTACCTGCCAGGGATCTGGAAAAAGCTAAAAAGAACCTGAAAGGTATTCCAAGCGTAGAAATTGAAGCAATGGATCTCGCTAAGCCTGATACGATCGATGCATTTGCGGAAAAATTCATTGCATCCCACAGACCCCTCCACCTACTGATCAATAATGCCGGAATCATGTGGGTGCCTTTGCAAAGAGACAACCGTGGTATTGAATCACAACTATCGACCAATTATTTCGGACAGTTCCAATTGGTAGCGAGATTATGGACTGCTCTTAAAGAGGCAAACGGAGCACGCGTTATAAATGTTTCTTCTCTAGGACACCACATGGCAGCTTTCAATTTCGACGATCCGAACTTCGAGCACAGGGAATATCAGACACTACTCGGTTATGGACAGTCAAAAACAGCTAGTAACCTTTTTGCCCTTGAGCTAGATAACCGTGCAAAAGCACATCTGGTAAGAGCTTATTCTTTACATCCAGGATCAATTGCCGGAACAGAACTGGCCAGAGATGCAGATATGGAACTGTTCAAACAGATGGGATTTATTGACAAACATGGCAACATGCGCCCAGAAATACTAGCAAGCCTAAAAACAATCGCACAAGGTGCTGCAACTTCAATATGGGCTGCAACAAGCCCCTTACTAAACAACATAGGTGGCGTTTATTGCGAAGACGGAGATATTGCCGAGCTTTTTTCTGAACAACCGTTAGTTCAAACCAGCGCTAAACTACATCAAAGCGGAGTGATGCCTTATTCATTAGACGAAATCAACGCCAAAAGATTATGGACCCTAACAGAGCAAATGATAGGCGTTGAATTTAAAATAAGCTAG
- a CDS encoding PepSY-associated TM helix domain-containing protein, translated as MLTSLSTRKDGSIRLRLNYSSDWARKQNTFFYNSENGQLIRSKLYKDFNRADTIEASIYEIHTGQFFGLFGKIIATIASLISASLPITGFIIWLKKGKKKRSPKKRILQPEFSVQY; from the coding sequence ATTCTAACTAGTTTATCCACGCGTAAAGACGGAAGCATCAGGCTCCGATTAAATTATTCTTCAGACTGGGCAAGAAAACAAAATACCTTTTTTTATAATTCCGAGAATGGGCAGCTCATCCGCTCCAAACTTTACAAAGATTTTAACCGGGCAGATACCATAGAGGCGAGTATATATGAGATTCATACCGGACAGTTTTTTGGTTTATTCGGAAAGATTATAGCTACTATAGCCAGCTTAATTTCTGCCAGTTTACCAATTACTGGTTTTATCATCTGGCTGAAAAAAGGGAAAAAGAAAAGATCCCCTAAAAAGCGTATTCTGCAACCAGAGTTCTCAGTACAATATTAG
- a CDS encoding glutamine synthetase III family protein — MKSLRTTALKEAQSRISPEVKSPSTKISEFFGVNVFDKKKMKDFLSKEVFEKLSSTIDQGELINHEDANHIATAMKTWAMSKGATHYTHWFQPLTGSTAEKHDAFFEPSKDGAIEVFAGSALVQQEPDASSFPNGGIRNTFEARGYTAWDPSSPAFIMESKAGKTLCIPTVFIAYTGEALDYKAPLLKALSALDKAAVDVCQYFDKGITKVTASLGIEQEYFLVDRALYNARPDLALTGRALFGHISAKGQQLEDHYFGSIPERVFTYMVDFENEALKLGIPLKTRHNEVAPSQFECAPIYEEINLAIDHNQLLMDLMEKVAIKHNFKVLLHEKPYAGINGSGKHNNWSLITDTGKNLLSPGKTPKNNLMFLTFFVNTIKAVHEHADLLRASIASVSNDHRLGANEAPPAIISIFLGSQLNDVLDEIESSRSIIKKVKSEDSLWLGIPKIPQISFDTTDRNRTSPFAFTGNKFELRAVGSSENSSAPMTVLNAIVADQLNKFKVEVDKLIKKGEKKDVALLTIIKKYLKESKDIRFEGNGYSQEWEDEAAKRGLSNIKTTPKALDAYVSDKTAELFTNTNIFSKRELHARHEILLESYYKKLQIEARVMGEVVNSMIIPATITYQNVLIENAKGLKDLGVSKEALETPVNIINKVSEHLSGLKVNIDKMLEERKQTNAIEDSRDKAIAYDENVKSYFDTIRYHTDKLEQIVDDSVWPLPKFRELLFLK; from the coding sequence ATGAAAAGCTTAAGGACAACTGCATTAAAAGAGGCACAATCAAGAATTTCACCAGAAGTAAAGTCGCCTTCGACTAAGATTTCTGAGTTTTTCGGAGTGAATGTTTTCGATAAGAAAAAAATGAAAGACTTCTTATCAAAAGAAGTATTTGAAAAATTAAGTTCAACGATTGACCAAGGTGAGCTGATTAACCATGAAGATGCTAACCACATCGCTACTGCAATGAAAACTTGGGCTATGTCTAAAGGTGCGACACACTACACGCACTGGTTTCAGCCATTAACAGGTTCTACAGCAGAAAAACATGATGCTTTCTTTGAGCCAAGTAAGGATGGTGCAATTGAAGTATTTGCAGGAAGTGCATTGGTTCAACAAGAGCCAGATGCTTCAAGTTTCCCTAATGGTGGTATCCGTAACACGTTCGAAGCACGTGGATATACTGCATGGGACCCTTCTTCTCCAGCATTCATTATGGAAAGCAAAGCAGGTAAAACACTTTGTATTCCTACTGTATTTATTGCTTACACAGGTGAAGCCCTTGATTATAAAGCCCCTCTTTTAAAAGCATTATCTGCTTTAGATAAAGCTGCAGTTGACGTTTGTCAGTATTTTGACAAAGGCATCACTAAAGTAACCGCTTCTTTAGGTATTGAGCAGGAATATTTCCTTGTTGATCGCGCATTGTATAATGCTCGTCCGGATTTAGCCTTAACAGGTCGTGCTTTATTTGGTCATATCTCTGCAAAAGGACAGCAGTTAGAAGATCATTATTTTGGATCTATCCCTGAGCGTGTATTCACTTACATGGTTGATTTTGAAAACGAAGCCTTAAAATTAGGTATTCCTTTGAAAACCCGTCACAATGAGGTTGCGCCTTCTCAATTTGAGTGTGCACCAATTTATGAAGAAATCAACCTTGCCATTGACCACAACCAATTGTTGATGGATTTAATGGAGAAAGTTGCTATAAAACATAACTTCAAAGTGTTATTACATGAGAAACCATATGCAGGTATCAATGGTTCAGGTAAACACAACAACTGGTCGTTGATCACGGATACCGGCAAAAACTTATTGTCGCCAGGAAAAACGCCTAAAAATAACTTAATGTTCTTAACATTCTTCGTGAACACGATTAAAGCGGTACACGAACATGCAGATCTTCTAAGAGCAAGTATTGCTTCAGTGAGCAATGATCACCGTTTAGGTGCTAACGAAGCTCCACCTGCAATCATTTCTATTTTCCTTGGTTCTCAATTGAACGATGTGCTAGATGAAATTGAATCTTCAAGAAGCATCATTAAGAAAGTAAAAAGCGAAGATTCATTATGGTTAGGTATTCCTAAGATCCCACAGATCTCTTTTGACACGACCGACCGTAACCGTACTTCTCCTTTTGCCTTTACTGGTAATAAGTTTGAGTTAAGAGCAGTAGGTTCTTCTGAAAACTCTTCAGCACCAATGACGGTATTAAACGCTATCGTTGCTGATCAATTGAATAAATTCAAAGTTGAAGTTGATAAATTGATCAAAAAGGGTGAGAAAAAAGATGTGGCACTATTAACCATCATCAAAAAATACCTTAAAGAATCAAAAGACATCCGTTTTGAAGGAAATGGTTACAGCCAGGAGTGGGAAGATGAAGCTGCGAAACGTGGTTTATCAAACATCAAAACCACACCAAAAGCATTAGATGCTTATGTATCTGATAAAACTGCTGAGCTTTTCACCAATACAAACATCTTCAGCAAACGTGAATTACACGCTCGTCATGAAATCTTATTGGAAAGCTATTACAAGAAACTTCAAATCGAAGCAAGGGTAATGGGTGAAGTGGTAAACAGCATGATCATTCCTGCAACGATCACTTACCAAAATGTATTGATTGAAAATGCTAAAGGTCTTAAAGATCTAGGCGTTTCAAAAGAAGCATTGGAAACTCCTGTTAACATCATCAATAAAGTGTCTGAGCATTTAAGCGGTCTGAAAGTAAACATCGATAAGATGCTGGAAGAACGTAAACAAACGAATGCTATTGAAGATAGCCGTGATAAAGCAATCGCTTACGATGAGAATGTAAAATCATACTTCGATACGATCCGTTACCACACTGATAAATTGGAGCAAATTGTTGACGACAGTGTATGGCCTCTTCCAAAATTCAGAGAATTATTGTTTTTGAAATAG
- a CDS encoding AIR synthase related protein produces the protein MSDNRYNQRGVSASKEDVHQAIKNIDKGIYPQAFCKIIPDILGNDDAFCNIMHADGAGTKSSLAYVYWKETGDISVWKGIAQDAIIMNIDDLICVGATDQILLSSTIGRNKNLIPGEVIAAIINGTEEILAELRELGISIYSTGGETADVGDLVRTIIVDSTVTCRIEREKIISNHKIQAGDVIVGLSSSGQATYETEYNGGMGSNGLTSARHDVFDKSVATSYPESFDPSVPFDLVFSGGKKLTDTIKIDEDTEITVGKLVLSPTRTYAPVIKQILTAYRSQIHGLVHCSGGAQTKVLHFVNDDVHIIKDNMFPVPPLFQLIQEQSGTDWKEMYKVFNMGHRMELYVPAAIAEDIIAISKSFNIDAQIIGRVEASEQKQVTIESEKGTFVYN, from the coding sequence ATGAGTGATAACAGGTACAACCAACGTGGCGTTTCTGCGTCAAAAGAAGATGTGCACCAAGCCATCAAGAATATAGATAAAGGTATTTATCCGCAAGCCTTCTGTAAAATCATACCTGATATTTTAGGGAATGATGACGCATTCTGCAACATTATGCATGCAGATGGTGCAGGAACTAAATCTTCCCTAGCCTACGTATACTGGAAAGAAACAGGTGATATTTCCGTATGGAAAGGAATTGCTCAGGATGCCATCATCATGAACATCGACGATTTGATTTGTGTAGGAGCTACAGACCAAATCCTTTTATCTTCTACTATCGGACGTAACAAAAACCTGATCCCAGGAGAAGTAATTGCTGCAATCATCAATGGTACTGAAGAAATCCTTGCTGAACTTAGAGAACTAGGCATCTCGATCTACTCTACAGGCGGTGAAACTGCTGATGTAGGCGACCTTGTGCGCACCATCATTGTAGATTCTACGGTAACCTGCAGAATTGAAAGAGAAAAGATCATTAGCAACCATAAGATTCAGGCTGGTGATGTGATCGTTGGTCTTTCATCTTCCGGACAAGCTACTTACGAAACTGAATATAACGGTGGTATGGGCTCTAACGGGCTTACTTCAGCCAGACATGATGTTTTTGATAAGTCGGTGGCCACAAGCTATCCAGAAAGCTTTGATCCTTCTGTTCCTTTTGACCTGGTATTTTCTGGTGGCAAAAAGTTAACGGATACCATTAAGATTGATGAGGATACAGAAATTACCGTTGGAAAACTGGTGCTTTCTCCTACACGTACTTATGCTCCGGTGATCAAACAGATTTTAACCGCATATAGAAGTCAGATTCACGGACTCGTTCATTGCAGTGGCGGAGCGCAGACTAAAGTGCTTCACTTCGTAAACGATGATGTTCATATCATTAAAGACAATATGTTCCCTGTTCCTCCATTGTTCCAGCTAATTCAGGAACAGTCTGGCACAGATTGGAAAGAAATGTACAAAGTATTCAATATGGGCCATAGAATGGAATTATATGTTCCTGCAGCAATTGCTGAGGATATTATCGCCATTTCTAAAAGCTTCAATATTGATGCGCAAATTATTGGACGTGTAGAAGCTTCTGAGCAGAAACAAGTGACTATAGAAAGCGAAAAAGGTACGTTTGTTTATAATTAA